TAAACAGACGAGAAACGACAAAGCGGGTTTTGCCGCTAAAATGATTGAAGCGATCGCGCCAGGAACTCATACTTTTACGAAAAATCGAACACTACTAATTTCTTATCATAGTTGGCAGATTTTAATTATTTAAAATAATTTGGTCGTAAATAGTAAATTTTTCGGTTATGCGTATCTTATTTCTCCATCCCAACTTTCCCGCACAGTTTCGTCATTTAGCTGCCGCTCTAGCCAAAGAAGGCAAACATCAAATCGTGTTTGGCACCAATCGCCGCGAAGGACAAATGCAAGGAGTCGTTAAGGCAATTTACGAAAAGTCTCGTAATGTCCGACCAGAAACCCATCATTACGTAAGACCTTTAGAAAGTGCGGTTTTAGAAGCGCAAGGTGTATATCGCATCGCTCAAAAACTCAAAGACGAAGGATTTATTCCCGATATTGTTTACGGTCATTCGGGATGGGGACCGACATTATTTATGAAAGATATTTTTCCCCAAACCAAACTACTTTGCTATTTTGAATGGTTTTATCGCGCACATGGTTCCGATGCCAGTTTTGACCCTAGCGATCCGATAAATGCCGATGATGAAGCACGAATTAGAATTAAAAATGCTCCCATATTAATAGATTTATATAGTTGCGATCGCGGATTGTCCCCTACTAATTGGCAGCGTTTGCAGTTTCCCGTTGAATATCACAGCAAGATAAAAGTACATCATGACGGTATCGATATTCAATATTTTCAACCACAGCCTGGAGCAAAATTAGTTTTACCGCGAATTAATTTAGACCTATCGGCAGTAGATGAAGTTATTACCTATGTAGCCAGAGGCATGGAACCCTATCGCGGTTTTCCCCAACTAATTGAGACTATTGCGATTTTGCAAGCAAAAAGACCCCAATGTCATTTTGTTATTGTCGGGCAAGATCGAGTCGCCTACGGTAAGTCTTTGCCCGATGATAAAACCTATAAAGAGGCGATGCTAGAAAAATTTCCTTTAGATCTTAGTCGGGTACATTTTACAGGATTACTACCGTATGGAGAATACTTACAGGTATTACAAGCTTCTTCAGTTCACGTATATTTAACCCGTCCTTTTGTCCTGTCTTGGTCGATGTTGGAAGCTTTATCTGCTGGATGTTTAATCGTGGCTTCCGATACCGCACCAGTAACAGAAGTTATTGAAGATGGAGTTAATGGTTTACTCGTCGATTTCTTTTCTCCATCACAAATTAGCGATCGCGTTATCGAAGCTTTGGATAATCTTACTAAAATGGCAAAAATCCGCGCTGCTGCCCGACAAACCATCGTCGATCGCTATGATATTAATAAGCTACTTCCCCAACACTTGGAATGGATGAAAAAATAAAGGAAGAAGAGAGAAGAAGATTTTTAGCTCGATCTAATTTCAATAAACTTATTTCTTATTTTTTCTTAAATAAACTTTATACAAACGCTACGATTAATAAAGAGAGCAAAATATATACTCAAATTTTTTTAATGACAGCTTCTAAAACTAAATCGGAACTAAAAGATATTTCTAATCCACAATGGAAAATTAAACTTTTATATGACGGTCAATGTCCGTTGTGTATGCGTGAGGTTAATTTTTTACGCCAACGCGATGCAGGGAGAGGGATTATTAAATTTGTCGATATTGCCGATCTCGACTACGATCCAGAAGCTAACGAAGGTGTCGATTTTGCTACGGCAATGGGAAGAATACATGCTGTTTTACCAGACGGTATGGTTATTAGAGATCTAGAAGTGTTTCGGCGCGTTTATGAAGAATTGGGGATTGGTTGGGTGTACGCTGCGACCAAACTGCCTATAATTGGTAAGATTGCTGATTGGATTTACGGTATATGGGCTAATTGGCGGCTAAAATTGACAGGCAGACCAGATTTATCAACTATCATTGCCGAACGCGAACAACAGCAGTGTCAGTCTGAAAGATGTCGCTTGGACTAACTCGTACGGACGTTTCGCGAAACGTCTTCTACTTTTATGAAAAACTCTACTGCGGTACTGCCATCATTTTTATTGCTCGATCGCACTCTTGAAGATTGGCTGCGAGAAGATATTGGACGGGGCGATCGCACTACCCAAAGTTTGCTAAATTCCAATGAAAATCGGCAAGCTTACTGGATTGCTAAAGAAGCGGGTATCATTGCTGGATTACCCATAGCAGCAAGAGTTTTTCAGATACTCGATAAAGATATTAAGTTTAAACCTTTAGTCGCAGAAGGACAGTATTGCGATCGCCAGCAGAAGTTGGCTATTATTGAAGGCTCTTTAGCTGGATTGTTAATGGGGGAAAGAGTAGCAATAAATTTAGCAATGTCTTTAAGCGGTATTGCTACTTTAACCAATAAATTCGTTACCGAAATTGAAGATTTACCAACACAGCTAGCCGATACTCGTAAGACTACCCCAGGATTGAGAATATTAGAAAAATATGCTACTCAGGTAGGCGGTGCAATCAACCAGAGAATGGGTTTGGATGACGGCGTAATGATTAAGGATAATCATATCGTTGCCGCAGGAGGAATAGCCCAAGCGATCGCCCAAATTCGTCCTCGCGTCCCTTATTCTTTAAAAATTGAAGTAGAAACCGAAACTCTAGCGCAGGTAGAAGAAGCCTTAGAACACGGTGCGGATTTGATTATGCTGGACAATATGACTGTAGAGATGATGCAACAGTCAGTAAGATTAATTAAACAGAAAAGCGATCGCGTTAAGAGCGAAGCTTCGGGTAACATTACTTTAGATAATATCCGCGACGTTGCTGAAACAGGAGTTGATTATATATCTAGCAGTGCGCCTATTACTCGTTCTAGCTGGTTGGATTTAAGCATGAAAATGGTTGCCTCCTAAATTTCCCAACAATGGGGAAC
This window of the Myxosarcina sp. GI1 genome carries:
- a CDS encoding glycosyltransferase family 4 protein: MRILFLHPNFPAQFRHLAAALAKEGKHQIVFGTNRREGQMQGVVKAIYEKSRNVRPETHHYVRPLESAVLEAQGVYRIAQKLKDEGFIPDIVYGHSGWGPTLFMKDIFPQTKLLCYFEWFYRAHGSDASFDPSDPINADDEARIRIKNAPILIDLYSCDRGLSPTNWQRLQFPVEYHSKIKVHHDGIDIQYFQPQPGAKLVLPRINLDLSAVDEVITYVARGMEPYRGFPQLIETIAILQAKRPQCHFVIVGQDRVAYGKSLPDDKTYKEAMLEKFPLDLSRVHFTGLLPYGEYLQVLQASSVHVYLTRPFVLSWSMLEALSAGCLIVASDTAPVTEVIEDGVNGLLVDFFSPSQISDRVIEALDNLTKMAKIRAAARQTIVDRYDINKLLPQHLEWMKK
- the nadC gene encoding carboxylating nicotinate-nucleotide diphosphorylase, encoding MKNSTAVLPSFLLLDRTLEDWLREDIGRGDRTTQSLLNSNENRQAYWIAKEAGIIAGLPIAARVFQILDKDIKFKPLVAEGQYCDRQQKLAIIEGSLAGLLMGERVAINLAMSLSGIATLTNKFVTEIEDLPTQLADTRKTTPGLRILEKYATQVGGAINQRMGLDDGVMIKDNHIVAAGGIAQAIAQIRPRVPYSLKIEVETETLAQVEEALEHGADLIMLDNMTVEMMQQSVRLIKQKSDRVKSEASGNITLDNIRDVAETGVDYISSSAPITRSSWLDLSMKMVAS
- a CDS encoding thiol-disulfide oxidoreductase DCC family protein; this encodes MTASKTKSELKDISNPQWKIKLLYDGQCPLCMREVNFLRQRDAGRGIIKFVDIADLDYDPEANEGVDFATAMGRIHAVLPDGMVIRDLEVFRRVYEELGIGWVYAATKLPIIGKIADWIYGIWANWRLKLTGRPDLSTIIAEREQQQCQSERCRLD